The nucleotide sequence CGCCGCCTACCAGCGGCTGTTCGGGCTGAGCCAGGCCGGGGACGGGGTGCCGTTCCTGCGCTGGCTGGGCAACTCGACCCTCATCGCGGTCCTGGTCACCGCCGGGCGGGTGCTGTTCGACTCGATGGCGGGGTACGCGCTGGCGCGGATGCGTTTCCGGGGCCGCTCGCTGCTGTTCGGCTTCGTCGTCGGGGTGATGGCGGTGCCCGGGGTGGCGCTGCTGATCCCGAAGTTCCTGGTGCTGAACACGTTCGGGCTGTTCGACACCTACACCGGCATGATCCTTCCGCTGATGGTGGACGCGGCCGGGATCTTCATCATGAAGCAGTTCTTCGAGTCCATCCCCCGGGAGGTCGAGGAGGCCGCGCGGGTGGACGGCGCCGGGGTGATCCGGACCTTCTGGTCGGTGGTGCTGCCGATGGCCCGGCCCGCGCTGATCACCCTGACGATCCTGTCGTTCCAGGGCTCGTGGAACGAGTTCACCCACTTCCTGGTGGCCACGCAGTCCGGCCAGTACGAGACGTTGACGACCGGGCTCGCGCGGTTTGTCTCGGGCGGGCTGGGCGGCGGTACGCAGTACCCGCTGAAGCTGGCGGCGGCCCTGCTGGCGACCGTGCCGGTCGCGGCGCTGTTCTTCTGCTTCCAGCGCTACTTCGTGCAGGGGGCGAACTCGGGGGCGGTCAAGGAATAGCGGTCCGACATTTCAGCCGGTGGGGGCCAGCGGGGCCGTTCGGCCACCGACCGCGGCGGAGAAGCGGTCCGTGACCTGTGCCAGGGCTTCGGCGGTGGCCGGTGCGATGACCGGTGTGCCGTCCTCGGCGATGGTGATGTCCTTGTCGAGGGTGAACCAGCCGGGCACGATGTGCCCCGCGCCCATCGAGCTGAGGACCGGGCGCAGTGCGTAGTCGATGGCGAGTACGTGGGCCGTGCTCCCGCCGGTGGCCAGCGGCAGGACGGTCTTGCCGGTCAGGGCGTACTGCGGCAGTACGTCGAGCAGTGCTTTCAGCAGCCCCGAATAGGCGGCCTTGTAGACGGGAGTGCCGATCACTATGCCGTCCGCGCGCTCGAACCGGGCCGCGGCGTGAGCGATGGCCGGGTGCCGGAAGTCGGCGGCGAGAAGTGCGTCGGCGGGAAGGGCGCGCACGTCGAGTGCGGTGACGTCGTGGCCCTGGAGGCGGAGGCGGTCGTCGAGATGGCGCAGCAGTCGCGCGGTGCGGGAGGTGGCGGAGGGGCTTCCGGAGACGGACAGGACGGCGGCCATGGCGGGACCTTCCAGGAGGGTTGGTGAGGGTGTAGCCGGGCTGGTCAGACTCACGCTTGGGCGGATGCCCAGCGGTTGACGGGGATGGGCAGCCCGAGATTGCCGCGCAGGGTGTCGGCCGGGTACTCGGTGCGGTACAGCCCACGCTTCTGGAGGATCGGGACGACGCCGTCGACGAAGAGGTCGAGGTCGTCGTCGGTGCGGAAGGAGAGGTTGATGCCGTCGAAGGTGCCGGCGGAAAACCACCGCTCGGTGGTGTCGGCGACCGTCTCCGGCGCACCGACGAACGGCGAGCGCCGGAACTCCCCGACGGACTCGGCCACCTGGCGCAGCGTCAGTTTCTCCCTCGTGGCGCGGGCGATGATTTTGGCGGCGCCGGTCCGGCCGCCCTTCTCGGCGAGGTGTGCCACGTCCGGGAACGGCGCGTCCAGATCGTGCACGCTGAAGTCGTAGGCGCCGAAGGAACGGCCGAGGAGCGCGAGATTGCGGTCGAAGTCGTTGTCCTCCTCGAAGATCTCCCGCTCGCGGTGCCGGGCCGCTTCGTCGGTCGCGGCGACGACCGGGCCGCCATGGACGAAGATCTTGATGTGCTCGGGATCGCGCCCATAGGCGGCGGTGCGGCGCTTGATGTCGGCGTAGTACTCCCGCGCCTGCTCCAGCGAGCCGCCCGGCGCGTAAATGCCTTCGGCGACCCGCGCGGCGAGGTCGCGGCCCTCTTCGGAGACTCCGGCCTGGAAGATCACCGGCTGTCCCTGGGGCGAGCGCGAGAGGTTGAGCGGGCCCGCCACCTTGAAGTGCTGGCCCTGTGGGTGCCGATTATTACATCCGAGCTGGTCAGGCGGCATGTTCATAGGTGTGGAGAGTGCCGCCGAGTTGGTCCTTCCGCCGGATATCGAGGCGGTTGAGCTGTTCGGGATTGGTGAGGGGACGGGGGAGTGGGCGCAGGGGTGCTGCGGCGCGGAGGGTGCGGTGGGGTCGGTGCTGGTTGTAGAAGGTTTCGTATTCGCGGAGTGCGTGCAGGAGGTGCGCTTTGTTCCAGATGAGGGTGCGGTCGAGTAGTTCGGTTCTGCAGGAGCGGATCCAGCGTTCCATTACTGCGTTCATGCGGGGTACGCGGATACCGGTCTTGATGATGGCGACGCCTTCGTCTTCGAGTACGGCGTCGAAGGCATCCGTGTATCTGCGGTCGCGGTCACGGATCAGATACTTCACCGTCGCGCCGGCCCCGTGGAGGTCCCTGGCGAGGTTCCGGGCAAGTTGGGTGGTCCACGCTGCGGTGGGGTGGGCGGTTGCGCCGAGAACGCGTATACGCCGCGTGGCGTGCTCGATGGCGGCGAAGACGTACAGGCGGTTTCCGGTCAGCGTCCGGGTTTCGAAGAAGTCGGCGGCAATAATTGCGTGTGCTTGGCTGCGGAGGAAGGTGGTCCAGGTCTGGCGGTCGCGCTGGGGTGCGGGATCGATGCCGTTGTGCTGGAGGATCTCCCATACCGTGGAGGGGGGCTACCTTGATCCCGAGGGTGGCGAGTTCGCCGTGGATTCTTCTGTATCCCCAGGGGTTTTCTCGGACCACGCGCAGGATGAGGGTTTGGATGCTGCGGTGGGTGGGTGGTCGTCCTGGCCGTTTGCGGCGGGAGGCGTTGGCGTGGCGGCGGTGTAGGAGGTCGCGGTGCCAGCGGAGGACCGTGTCGGGGGAGACGATCA is from Streptomyces hygroscopicus and encodes:
- a CDS encoding ABC transporter permease, which gives rise to MNATATAAPKARAAAPARGRPVLGRFPLPLRVLGYALVVGAALLYLLPFALQLVTGFKTDPDAAAHPLGLVPTTPTTAAYQRLFGLSQAGDGVPFLRWLGNSTLIAVLVTAGRVLFDSMAGYALARMRFRGRSLLFGFVVGVMAVPGVALLIPKFLVLNTFGLFDTYTGMILPLMVDAAGIFIMKQFFESIPREVEEAARVDGAGVIRTFWSVVLPMARPALITLTILSFQGSWNEFTHFLVATQSGQYETLTTGLARFVSGGLGGGTQYPLKLAAALLATVPVAALFFCFQRYFVQGANSGAVKE
- a CDS encoding NADPH-dependent FMN reductase, which translates into the protein MAAVLSVSGSPSATSRTARLLRHLDDRLRLQGHDVTALDVRALPADALLAADFRHPAIAHAAARFERADGIVIGTPVYKAAYSGLLKALLDVLPQYALTGKTVLPLATGGSTAHVLAIDYALRPVLSSMGAGHIVPGWFTLDKDITIAEDGTPVIAPATAEALAQVTDRFSAAVGGRTAPLAPTG
- a CDS encoding FMNH2-utilizing oxygenase; amino-acid sequence: MNMPPDQLGCNNRHPQGQHFKVAGPLNLSRSPQGQPVIFQAGVSEEGRDLAARVAEGIYAPGGSLEQAREYYADIKRRTAAYGRDPEHIKIFVHGGPVVAATDEAARHREREIFEEDNDFDRNLALLGRSFGAYDFSVHDLDAPFPDVAHLAEKGGRTGAAKIIARATREKLTLRQVAESVGEFRRSPFVGAPETVADTTERWFSAGTFDGINLSFRTDDDLDLFVDGVVPILQKRGLYRTEYPADTLRGNLGLPIPVNRWASAQA
- a CDS encoding integrase — encoded protein: MKYLIRDRDRRYTDAFDAVLEDEGVAIIKTGIRVPRMNAVMERWIRSCRTELLDRTLIWNKAHLLHALREYETFYNQHRPHRTLRAAAPLRPLPRPLTNPEQLNRLDIRRKDQLGGTLHTYEHAA
- a CDS encoding integrase produces the protein MLLRLLYLTLTNVFALLRLLPMSDTDKNVEILTLRHQLAVLQRQVAKPRLTPPDRIFLAALLHRLPRTTLRRLHLIVSPDTVLRWHRDLLHRRHANASRRKRPGRPPTHRSIQTLILRVVRENPWGYRRIHGELATLGIKVAPLHGMGDPPAQRHRSRTPARPPDLDHLPPQPSTRNYCRRLLRNPDADRKPPVRLRRHRARHAAYTRSRRNRPPHRSVDHPTCPEPRQGPPRGRRDGEVSDP